The region TCAAAACAGATTATAAAAAGGAGCTAATCAAAAAAGAGGTTAGAGAAAAAGACTTTGATCTGGCGAACTTTTTAAATGTGCTTGAACCTTACTATAAAGGAGGAGAATATGACTATCTATTAAACTCAGAAAGCGAGCTTGATCTACTGAACAAACGCTTTATTGTCTTCGAAATTGATAGCATAAAAGACCACAAAATTCTGTTTCCGATAGTGACTATTATCATTATGGAGGTGTTTATAAACAAGATGAGACGCCTTAAAGGACAGCGCAAGTTAATCTTAATTGAAGAAGCTTGGAAGGCAATAGCTAAGGAGGGGATGGCGGATTATCTACGCTATCTTTTTAAGACCGTTAGGAAGTTTTTTGGAGAAGCAATCGTAGTAACGCAAGAGGTTGATGATATCATTCAATCTCCAATTGTAAAAGAGAGTATCATCAATAATTCAGACTGTAAGATCCTGCTTGATCAGCGCAAATATATGAACAAGTTTGATGATATACAGGCTATGCTTGGTCTTACTGACAAAGAGAAAGCTCAGATATTATCTATTAATCTTGATAACAATCCCAACCGCCTTTACAAAGAAGTATGGATAGGTCTTGGAGGAACACACTCAGGAGTCTACGCTACAGAGGTAAGCTATTCAGAATACCTCGCCTACACAACTGAAGAAACAGAGAAACTTCAAGTGATGAACTTGGCTAAAGAGCTTGATGGCAATGTAGAACTGGCTATAAAACGCCTTGTACAAGAAAAACAGGAGAGAGAAAACAAAGAACTCTAATCCATCAAAGAATCAATCAATTAACCAATCAAAATTTTACAAATATGAAAAAACTATTTCAGGTAATAATATTAGCAGGACTATGTGCTTTACCAATTAAGTCTAACGCCCAGTGGGTAGTCACTGATCCCACGAATTTGGCTTCAGGTATTTTAAACAGTGCCAATGAGATTATACAAACTTCTTCTACAGTTAGCAACGTAGTGAAGAACTTTAAAGAAGTCGAAAAAGTCTATAAACAAGGAAAGGAGTATTACGATAAACTTCAAGCGGTTAACAACCTAGTGAAGGACGCAAGGAAGGTTCAACAGACCGTGCTTTTAGTTGGAGACGTCTCTGAGCTGTATGTCAAGAACTTTGGCAAGATGCTCAACGATCCCAACTTTTCCCCTCAAGAGTTAGTGGCTATTGCCAATGGTTACTCAGTGCTTTTAAACGAGAGTACAGCACTTTTAAAAGAGCTTAAACAGATTGTAAGTTCCACTAGTCTCTCTTTAAATGATAAAGAAAGAATGGATATTATAGACAAAGTTTATAATCAGATTAAGGACTATCACAGCCTTGTTAGCTACTACACTAGAAAGAATATCTCAGTGAGTATTTTAAGAGCTAAGAAAAAGAACAATACCCAAAGGGTAATGGAATTGTATGGGAGCTCAAATCAAAAATACTGGTAGTTATGGACGATAGTAATTTACACGAGGTTTTGCAGAATCTCTATTACGATATGCTTCCACTCTCTAGTGAGATGGCATCGATTGCTAAAGCGGTAGCAGGTCTTGGAGCGCTGTTTTATATTGCCTTGCAAGTATGGCAAGCCTTGGCAAGGGCAGAACCTATTGACGTGTATCCGATGCTTAGACCGTTTGCAATTGGGCTTTGTATTATGTTTTTTCCAAGCCTTGTACTTGGAACGATAAACACAGTGCTTAGTCCTGTGGTTAAAGGTACACATCAAATGCTAGAGCATCAGGTTGTTGATCTAAAAGAACTACAAGAAAAGAAAGACATCTTAGAGCGGGAAACCATGCTTCGCAATCCTGAGACAGCTCATTTAGTTTCTAATGAAGAGTTTGATAACAAGCTTGCCGAACTTGGTTGGTCTCCCTCTGATTTAGCGGCTATGACAGGAATGTATTTAGAAAAGTGGCAACATGATTTTCAAAAGAATTTAAGAGATGCCTTTAGAGAGATATTAGAAATGATCTTTCAAGCAGCGGCTCTTGTTATTGATACCATTCGGACATTCTTTTTAATTGTGCTTTCTATTTTGGGACCACTAGCCTTTGCAATATCTATTTGGAGTGGTTTTGAGTCCACGCTCTCCCAGTGGTTTACTCGGTATATCAGCGTTTACCTCTGGCTACCTGTAGCTGATTTGTTTAGCGCAATGCTTGCTAAGATTCAATCTCTTATTATTGAAAGAGATATGCTATTGCTCAATGATCCAAACTTTATTCCAGATACCTCAAATACGGTGTATGCGATTTTTATGATCATCGGAATTGTAGGGTATTTCACGATTCCAACAGTTACAGGATGGATAATTCAGGCAGGAGGAGCAGGGAACTTTATGCGCAATATGAATCAGACTGCTATCAAAACAGGAAATATAGCCTCAGCTGGGGCAGGAGCTGCAACTGGAAATATAGCCGGACAGCTTGTTAAAAAGTAAAGAGTTATTAATCATTTTAAAAATAAGAAAACCATGGAATTTAAATCACTTCGAAATATAGAAAACAGCTTTAAACAAATCAGGCTCTACGCTATTGTATTTGCAAGTGTTTGCCTACTAGTAGTAGCTTTTACAATCTACAAGAGTTATGATTTTGCTAAAGAACAAAGAGAGAAAATCTATGTACTTGACAAAGGTAAATCTTTAATGCTTGCCCTGTCTCAAGATGCAAGTATCAATAGACCCGTAGAAGCAAAAGAG is a window of Myroides oncorhynchi DNA encoding:
- a CDS encoding DUF4141 domain-containing protein, with translation MKKLFQVIILAGLCALPIKSNAQWVVTDPTNLASGILNSANEIIQTSSTVSNVVKNFKEVEKVYKQGKEYYDKLQAVNNLVKDARKVQQTVLLVGDVSELYVKNFGKMLNDPNFSPQELVAIANGYSVLLNESTALLKELKQIVSSTSLSLNDKERMDIIDKVYNQIKDYHSLVSYYTRKNISVSILRAKKKNNTQRVMELYGSSNQKYW
- the traJ gene encoding conjugative transposon protein TraJ, with product MDDSNLHEVLQNLYYDMLPLSSEMASIAKAVAGLGALFYIALQVWQALARAEPIDVYPMLRPFAIGLCIMFFPSLVLGTINTVLSPVVKGTHQMLEHQVVDLKELQEKKDILERETMLRNPETAHLVSNEEFDNKLAELGWSPSDLAAMTGMYLEKWQHDFQKNLRDAFREILEMIFQAAALVIDTIRTFFLIVLSILGPLAFAISIWSGFESTLSQWFTRYISVYLWLPVADLFSAMLAKIQSLIIERDMLLLNDPNFIPDTSNTVYAIFMIIGIVGYFTIPTVTGWIIQAGGAGNFMRNMNQTAIKTGNIASAGAGAATGNIAGQLVKK